In Lacinutrix sp. Bg11-31, the DNA window GTACTAGCGGTTTCAACAATGGAAACTTTAGAGGCTGTGCAAGCTGGGAGAGATCCATTATTATTAAGTGATGGAAAACTTTTTAATGAACAAATTATTGAATTACAACCTGTAGGTACTAATCAAGCGAATATTATTTGGGAATGGAATATTAAGGACCACCTTGTTCAAGATTATGATCCTTTAAAAGATAATTACGGTATTGTTGCAGACAATCCGCAACTGTTAGATATCAACTTTCTTAACTATGATAATCCAGTAGCAAATTGGTTACATATTAATTCAATACAGTACAATGAAACTTTAGATCAGATAATACTAAGTAGTAGAAAGCTCAGTGAGATCTATATAATAGATCATTCTACAACAACACAAGAATCGTCTTCACATACTGGTGGTATCTATGGTAAAGGTGGTGATTTTCTTTATAGATGGGGAAACCCAGAAGCTTATGGTAAAGGCAATAGTACAAACCGTAAATTAGATGGTCAGCACTATCCACATTGGATTGCAGATACATTAACAGATGAAGGTAAAATTCTAGTGTTTAATAACGGTAACTCTGTTGGGTATTCTTCTGTAGAGATTATCGATCCTCCTACCACTTCATCAGGTGTGTATTTATATAATAATTCTACTGGCTATGGTCCTAATTCATCTGAATGGAATTATACTTCGCCAACTCCTACAGATTTTTTTTCATCGATTCTTTCAAGTGCTCAACGTTTGCCTAATGGCAATACTTTAATTTGTGATGGTGATTCTGGTTACTTTTTTGAAATTGATATAAACAATACAATAGTTTGGGAGTATGTTAATCCTGATACTTCTAATGGTATTTTATCGCAAGGCGATGTTTCTTCAGGAAATTTTACTTTTAGAGCGAAAAAATTCTCATTTGACTATCCAGCTTTTAATGGAAGAGATTTAACACCTGGAAACCCAATAGAGGCTAATCCAGATTTAAGTAATTGTAATTTACTTACTGTTTCAGAATATTCTTTAGATGAAACAAGTATCAAACTTTATCCTAATCCTATATTAGATTATTTAACTATTGATTATCCAAAAACAATTAATAGTCTAGAGGTTTATACCATATTTGGTCAGCTTTTAAAAAAAGTAACAAACACTAAAACTATTAGGTTTGAAAAAATAGCTTCTGGGTTATATTTAATTAAAATAAGCACAGATGATGGGTCAATTACTAAAAAAATAATAAAAAAATAATTATTCCTCAATATATATCTTAGAGCCTGATTTATATCAGGCTCTTTTTTATACCTTTACACCAATGGAAAATAGCACACAAATATTTGGTTTAAGAGCAGTAATTGAAGCAATTAATGCTAAAGAAACAATAGATAAGATTTTTTTACAAAAAGGCCTTAAAGGCGAGTTATTTAACGAGCTCGAGGCACTGTTGAGACAGAAAGGAATAAATTCTTCTTATGTACCTATAGAAAAGTTAAACAGGCTTACTAAAAACAACCATCAAGGTGTTGTAGCCCAAATATCACCAATTGAATTTCACGATTTAGATACATTAGTTGAAAAAACAATTGAAAGTGGCGCTACTCCTCTATTCCTTCTACTAGATCAAATTAGTGATGTTAGAAATTTTGGAGCAATTATTAGAACTGCAGAATGTACTGGTGTACATGGAATAGTAATACAGAAAAAAGGTGGAGCTCCAATAAACGGAGACACTATAAAAACAAGTGCTGGAGCTGTTTTTAAAGTCCCTATTTGTAAAGTCGATCATATTAAAGATGCGATGTTTCACATGCAAGCATGTGGCATAAAAGTAATTGCAGCTACAGAAAAAACTGATGACACACTTTTTGATGTATCTTTTAAAGAACCTTGTGCTATCATTATGGGAAGTGAAGGTCGTGGAATTAATCCTTCGGTATTAAAACTGGTAGATGCTAAAGCTAAATTACCTTTATTAGGTGAAATAGAATCACTAAATGTTTCTGTTGCTTGTGGTGCCTTTTTATATGAAGCAGTAAGACAACGTCTATAACTCTTCCTTATTTTCTTTAAAAATATAATTGATTTCTGAAATTTCTCTAGATATTTCAGATGTTTCGGAGAACCATTCATTCTCTGGAGGCAAATCTATAAAGTTCCCGCTTTCATCAAAATGTTTTAAAAAAAGATCTTCTTCTTCATTATAATTTGGGTCTTCCCAATTATAGCGTTTTGGTTTGGCTATTTCTTTCCTAAAAAATAATGCAAATATAAAACCTGTAACTAAGCCAGCAGTGTGCCCTTCCCAAGAAATCTGTTCGTCTATTGGGAAAGCATACATAAACATACTTCCGTAAATAAACACAACGACTAGTGATAAAGCGATTAATTTGTAGTGTCTAGCAAAAATACCTTTAAAAAAATTGAAGCTAAATAATACATAAATTAAACCACTAGCTCCAATATGATAAGATGGCCTTCCTATTAGCCATGTTATAAAACCAGAAATTAAAACACCGTAGATTACCACTTTAAAGGCAATTGGTTTATAGAAATAAAATAATGCCGAAGACAGCACAAATAGAGGAATGGTATTAGAATATAAATGTTTGATTCCTGAATGTATAAACGGACTAAACAAAACACCTCGCAAACCTTTTAAGGTTTGAGGATACACACCATATTTATTGAAACGTAAACCAAAACGTATTTCTATTGCAAACACCAACCAGATTAATAGCACAAACAGTAATGGATACAAAAGTGTATCTAAAGTAAATGTGAAAGGCTGTTCTTGTTTTTTCATATTGCAATAAATATAGCAATTTGTAATCCAATAATTAAAATGGTGTTACAATGTCAGTTGCGTGAAGGATGGAACGGTTTGTTTGAAATCCTTTTGCTTAGCAAAAGATTGAGTAGTGAGAGCCTGACTTTTTTGTGAAGTATGAGCAAAAAAGGCACGCCATAACATAAAAAAATGTTTAATTTTACTTTATGAATATTCCTTTAGCCGAAAGATTAAGACCCAAAACATTAGCAGATTACGTTAGCCAAGCACATTTAGTTGGTGAAAACGGAACCCTAACTAAGCAAATTAATTTAGGCATGATTGCTTCTATGATTTTTTGGGGACCTCCAGGAATAGGTAAAACTACTCTTGCTAATATTATCGCAGAAACTTCTGGTAGACCTTTTTATACATTGAGTGCTATTAGTTCTGGTGTTAAGGATGTGCGTGAAGTAATAGAAAAAGCAAAACAAAGTGGTGGTTTGTTTACTACTAAAAATCCGATTCTTTTTATAGATGAAATTCACAGATTTAGTAAATCTCAACAGGATTCTCTTTTGCAAGCTGTAGAAAAAGGATGGGTAACTTTAATTGGAGCAACAACCGAAAACCCAAGTTTTGAGGTGATTCCTGCATTATTGTCACGTTGTCAGGTTTACATACTTAAGCCGTTTGATAAAAAGGATTTAGAGGTGCTTTTAAAACGTGCAATAGATACCGATGTGGAAATATCTAAAAAAAAGATAAAACTTAAAGAAACAGATGCTTTATTGCGACTTTCTGGAGGTGATGCAAGAAAATTGCTTAATATTTTTGAACTTATTGTAAGCTCTGAAGCTTCAGATAAAATAACAATTACAAACGAATTGGTTTTAGAGAAAGTACAAAACAACACTGTACGTTACGATAAAACTGGCGAGCAACATTACGATATTGTTTCGGCTTTTATAAAATCTATTCGAGGTAGCGATCCAAATGCTGCTGTCTATTATTTAGCGCGAATGGTTGAAGGTGGCGAAGATGTGAAATTTATTGCGAGACGTCTATTAATTTTAGCTAGTGAGGATATTGGTAATGCAAATCCAACGGCTTTGGTAATGGCTAATACCACGTTTCAAGCAGTCTCGACAATTGGCTATCCAGAATCACGAATTATTTTAAGCCAATGTGCAACCTATTTAGCATGTTCTCCAAAAAGCAATGCTGCCTATATGGCTATTGGCAATGCACAACAGTTAGTAAAACAAACAGGTGATTTATCTGTGCCTTTAGCAATGCGAAATGCGCCTACAAAACTTATGAAGGAGATTGGGTATGGTGAAAACTATAAATATTCGCATAACTACGAGAGTAATTTTGCTTCTCAAGAATTTCTACCTCAAGAAATTATTAATACTAAACTTTACGAACCAGGTAATAATGCTAGAGAAAATGCACAACGCGATTTTTTAAAATCGCGTTGGAAAGAAAAGTATGGGTATTAATTTTAGTCTTTTAATGTTATCCTAAAATTTAATATGTATTATTTTAGTTTGTAATTTTCCGTTTTCATAATACTCTAAAACCCAATTTGCATCTAATTTATATAGTATTGCATTTTTTCCTTCAACCAAATAAACATTAGACATTCCTGTTTCTCTAATCTTGTAAAGTACTTCTGGTGTTTTATTAACTAACTGAAATCCATTTGGTGTTTTTTGAGCATATAAAACATCAAAATTATTGTTAGCTTGTGGTAATGGTGAATCGGAAACAGTTTCCTTAATAACTTCTTTTACTACAGCTGGTTGTTTTACGATAGCTGCTTTTTCTTCTTTTAAAACTTTAATTTCTTCTTTTAACTTCTCAATTTCTACTTGCTCCTCCTCTTCAACTACTTGAGCAACATTTTCTGTTTTTATTGCGTTTTTAGCATTATAACTATAATTAACCTTTTCAATGCTTTTAAAAGCATTTCTTAAGGCTTGATTATATGCAACTTTATAGTTTTTCTCTCTAGATTCTCCTTGTATACTCGTGTAAATCACTTCGTTTTGGCAATTTGTTAATTGTACCGATAACTTTGACTTAAACAAATTAGATTCTTTTATAACATCTGCTTTTAGACCAAGACAATTGTTTTTGGCGTAATCACTTGGCAAAGTTTCACCTTCCATTAAGGCTTCAAAATTCTGCTTTTCAAAAAGATATTTGGTTAGAGAGTTTAATCTGTATTCGTCTGCCTCATTTAAAAAGTCGAACTTCTTAGGAACTATAATATATTTATAATCGTTAAGACTTTGTTGTGCAGAAACGGAAGTTAAAGCCACTAACGCTAGTAAAATTAAAACTATTTTTTTCATGTCTATCTATTTATTGGTTTTAATGGTCACATGCTTTTTGTTATTAATCATTTCTTTTAAATGATTAATGCATTGAACACGCGCATTTATAATAATATTTATAAGTATTTCTTTAAGTCAAGTAAATGCTTGACTTCTTTTATTTCGTTTTCTAATGCTACATTATGGTAGTTATAACAAATAGCATCCAATCCCATATTTAATGCGCCAAGAATATCGGCTTCATAGTTATCACCAATCATTATACCATTTTCTTTTGTAATGTTAGCCATTTTTAAAGCATGATTAAATACTTTAGGATTCGGTTTTTTTACACCTACTGCTTCAGAACTTGTAACGGTATCGAAATAATGCGCAATTTTAGATTTGTCTAATTTTATTTGTTGCACTTCTTCAAAACCATTGGTAATTATATGCAATTTATATTTTGACTTTAAGTAATCAAGTATTTCAATTGTGCCATCAAACACATGGTTGTGTGTTGTTAAATAGTCGATATAATCTATAGACAACTGATGTATAACATTGTCTTGAACAACTATTTCTAAGGCATCAAAAGACTCTTTAAGTCTTCCATAGCGTAAGTTGTTTTTAGAAACTTTCTCCTCTCTATATAGTTTCCAATATTTTAAATTTATGGGCTGATAAATTTCAGAAAAATGCTCTAAATCCACAACAACATTGTTTTTTTTAAAAATAATCTCGAAGGTTAATGCCGAATTTTTATCGAAATCCCAAAGTGTGTGGTCTAAATCGAAAAAGACATCTGTTATTTTATTTACCATCTGTAGAATCTAATATAATATTAAAAAGCTCTTTATAATCTTTCCATGTTACTGATGCTCCAAAGGTATAATTATGAAACACAGAAACAAACTCGCCATTCACATTTTTAACAGCTTTAATAATTTTATTTAAGTGCATTTTTTTATCTAAAGTCGATTGGTATTTTAACAAAGCATAATCGAGAACATGATAGGTATTAATACGTAAAGGTGTTTGTATTTCGTAATCCAAATCGTAAAAGAAAAATGGTGTACAAGTACCTGCTCTAAAACCAATATGATTAATATAACCCATTGTAAAATCTTCAGGTATCTCTAACTCTACAAGGTTTCTATAAGATTCTGGAAGATTAAGTTTAGAATAAGATTGTCTAGATGCGCATAAATCCTGATTAATAATCGACTCCATTCTTAATTTTTCGGTTTTAAGAATCGAGAGATTGTCTAATGCGAAATAAGAAGCTTTTAATCCTATTTTAGAGTAGTCTCCTACTTGTTTAATTAGTGATACAAATTTACTTTTCTGGACGTTTATGTTTTTATCGTAAGTCGACAAATCTCCAATTAGAAAGAAAAATATAAACTTATCTTTAACTTGTTTTTGTTTATTAATAATGTATTTAAAGGTATCGAAAGGATCATGCTGAAAATCAAAAATAACAGAATAACGTTTGTAAATATTCTTTAATCTAAAGCGAAATAAGTCACTAAACGTTCCTCCAATTGTTCGCATAATGCCTTTTAACTTATAACTATAAGCCGATGGCACATCTATTACTGGTGTTATTTTATAGTGTCGTTCTGGAAATAGAAATTCGGGAAATTGTATTTCTAAAGCTTTTCTAAATTTAAAAGACCAAATATCTACAACTGGTGCTCTTAAAAAGCCATTATTATATGCCAAACTTTCTTCGGCTGTAAAACGACCAAACTCATCTTTTACATGTGGTAAATACTCTTCGTAACGGCTCAATAGATAAAAAGAGGCTGCAAAAATATCGAATGGTAAAGCGCTTTGTTCTCCATTTGGGAAAAAGCACTTTGTTTCCTCCCAATCGCTTACTTTGGTTTCGACATCACTTAAACCTTGCTCGAAAAGCAACTCTTGAGAGCGAATAAAAAATTCGTTTCCTAAAGGCTGTCTTGAATAAGACATTTTTAAACTATCATGCGCAATAAAATCTTCGACTGTAGTAGTAAAACTCACAGGTATGCCCAAAATTCGCGTACAAATTTGCTTAAACGTGTAGCGTAATCTTGGTGTAATTTTATGAGTGTAAACTAATAACATAGGTAATGGTAGATTCTAAAAGGTTAAAAATACCAAATTCCAACCGCAATCGTTGAAAAACTAGATTTGTTTCAGCAAAATTTTTTTAGAATTTAGAATTCTAAAGAATACCATCATCGGCAAAACTAAAATAAGCGCTCTCGGTAATAATTAAGTGATCTAATACTTTAATGTCTAAACTTTGTGCTGCTATTGTTAGTTTCGCTGTTAAATCTTTATCTGCTTGACTTGGTTTTAAAGTTCCTGAAGGATGATTATGAGCCAAAATAATGCCTATAGCTCCAACTTCTAAAGCTATTTTTAGTGCCAAGCGAACATCTACCAAAGTACCTGTAATACCACCTTTACTTAATTGGTTTTTTTGAATAACTTTATTAGAATTATTTAAATATACAATCCAGAATTCTTCGTGTGGCAACTCGCCTATTACAGGTTGCATGAGTTCGAATACAGATTTGCTTGATGTTATTTTTTTACGTTCTAAAGCCTCTCCTCCTCTTCTACGCCTTCCTAATTCTAGAGCTGCAACTATAGAAATGGCTTTTGCTTCACCAATACCTTTAAACTCCATAAGTTGTTTAATAGATAGTTTACCTAGTTCGCTTAAGTTATTCTCTGCACTCGCTAAAATACGTTTACATAAAGCAACAGCACTTTCCTCTCTGTTTCCAGAACCTATTAATATAGCAACCAACTCTGCATCGCTTAGAGTTGCTTTGCCTTTATCTCGCAACTTTTCTCTTGGTTGATCGTCTTGAGACCAGTTTTTTATAGAAAATGAAGTGCTTTTTTCTGTCATTTAGTAAATCTACATTTTTTTAACGACTTTATATTGAAGCGTATACATTTGGTTTTTTTAATATGAAAAACTAAAACATCACATTTAAAAACGATAAATTATTGTAAATTTCAGTCGCATTATAAAGTTTAACTTTAAAACAATAAGATTTCTGCCTTCGCAGGAATAACAACTATCTTTTGAATTATCCACCAAAACACCATCAAGACAACGATAGAAATCACATAATAGAAGTGATTAAAACCTATCCTTTAGCTACTTTAATTTCTGTAAAAGATAACGTGCCTTTAATTACACATTTACCTTTAATTTTTGATGATGGTAAATTGGTTGGGCATATAGACATCTACAATCCTCAAACCCAATTACTAAAAGACAATAACGATTTAACCATATTATTTTATGGTCCACAATGTTATATTTCGCCAAGTATTTATAGTACAACGCAATTGCCAACCTGGAACTATATTCGTGTACATTTAAAAGGGAAAGTAAATGCTATTGAAAGTACAGATGCTTTAAAAGATTCTCTTATAAAAATGACTGAATTTCTAGAAGCGCCAGATCACAAGTATGTTTTAGATGTAGATAATCCAAGATTAGATGCCAACCTCAACTATATTAAAATGTTTGAAATTGATATTACTTCTTGGGAAGGCAAGTTTAAACTTTCTCAGGATAAGCACCCAAAAGATGTTAGAAGTGCAAGAGCAGAGTTGGTTCGTGCCAACCAAGATAGTGTTAAAAAATTCTTAGATAGGATCTTTTAATTATTGTATAGAATAAGATTCCAAGCGTTTCTCTGTTAAACGGTTTTGAGTTGGCCTTATAGATATTGTATTAATCAATCCAATACCATCAGAATAATATCGTTTAGATCTATTACCTATAATTTCGCCAGCATCATTTTTTCTATAAATATCCATCTCTAGACAATTAAAATCTCCTGCATTTACAGAACGAATTAGAGCCTCAGGATTTATTTTACTAAAGTATCCATCGCTAAATGCTAACATAGTTTCATCAAAATTATTGGTGTAAAAAATTAAGCGATTTGTTTCTGCAACTAAACTATATTCATAGACTCTGTTGTAGGTGATTTTAACTCCGTTGTCAGGGAAATAATTCAAAGTATTATCGTTTCCAACGGTCGTTGTTTTAATAACAAAATACTCATCATTATAAATTGTTTCTTTTCCTGTTATTTCTACTTGTTCAGAAATTCCAGTATCTATAAATTCTTCTGTATCTGCATTATAATCGTAATGCTTATAATTCCATGTATTGCCTACTTTTAAAGCGTAAAATGAAGTATTATCAACTTGCTGCTCTGTAATATCATCATCGTTAGAATTACAAGAAAGTAAAAGTGCAAAGGAGCTTATTAAAAAAAGAATATTTTTCATATTTATTGAATGTTATAAGAGTTAAGAACTGTTTTATAAATAGTAATACTTGCATTTGAATATGAAACTGAATAAGAAATTAATCCAATACCATCTGCATAATAAATATGGTTTACACCTGGAAGTTGTTCTCCTTCAGGATTTTTACCAAACTCTAACATTTCTGCACATATAAATTCTCCAGCATCAACTTCTATTGTCGCTAATTCTTCTAGAGTTTGATGATAAATATCTCCCCAATCCTCTTCAGATATTAAACGCTCTGTAAAATTATCATTCACAAAAAGAGCGAAATTATTTTCATTAAGTAATGTGTCTCCTTCAATTCTTCTATATTGAAAAACTTCTCCATTAGGAGTGTCAAAACTATTATTCTCAACACCAGAGGTAACAACTTTTATTTTATAATAAATATTACCAAATAAATTTTCAGTACCTACTACAGAAATGTCTTGGTCAACACCATAATATTCTAATGTTTGAGTTTGAGAATTACGTTGGTAAATTTTATAATTCCAAGAGTTCCCAACTTCTAATCCATAAAAATTAGATTGAGATTCTACAGTGTTTTCTTCTTCATCTGAAGAACATGAAAAAAACAGCGCTAATATGCACAAGTAAAAAAGTGAACGTTTCATTTTAATTTAAGTTTAATTGGTTTGTATATTTAAAAAAGGTAATTGTGTAGTATTTTTTTTAGTTAGGTTGGTTTCTGCATTAACGTTTATATTTAGCTTTTTAGTATTTTAAGAGTATAAAAATGTGTTCTTATATATTATATAAGTAGTAAATTCGCGAAACTATGAGTGCTAAAAAATCAGCAATACTAATTTCAGTTTACAATAAAGAATGCGTTTTTATATCGGTTATAAAAAGACTGGAAAGTGTTCTGTTATTTAACAAAAAAGAAAGTATCATTAAATATTCTCCGAAATATGATAGTAAAACATTGGACTATTTAAGAATGTAATTATGAAAGCAAAGCACGCAGCAATAATAACATCTATAGTATCTTTAATAGGTTTTATATATTTCACTTTCCCTTATAAGCTTGGTTTATCTCCAGATTCGGTTTCTTATATTTTTACAGCCGAAAGTATTCTAAAAGGTAATGGTGTTGTAAATGAGTATGGTGTATTTGTAAGCCATTGGCCACCACTCTACACAATACTACTAGCTTTAGTTTCTAAAATCACACTTGCAAACATTCAATTATCTGCATTGTACCTTAATGCAGTACTAATATTTAGTTTACCTATTCTTTATTTCCAAATAATAAAAGCAGTTAACCTTAAATATACTTACAAGATATTACTGCCTATAATTTTAGTTGTTTCATGGGCTACTTTAAGGCACAGGTTTCTACTTACCGAAGGCCTCTTTTTAACCTTACTGTTACTAGTTATATTATTTTTTCTAAAATGGGTAAAGCACAACAAAATAAAATACTTAATAGCATCTGGTTTGCTCTCTAGTCTATTAATTTTAACACGATATGCAGGCATTGGTTTTTTAGCTGGATTTTGTTTCTATTTATTATTTATACAGCCTAAAAGCATTCGTTACAAATTTAAAACGCTAGGTATATATATAATTTCAACTTCTTTTTTATTTTTAATATGGTTGCTCTATTACAAAGGAATGGACACTTCTAAAAGCATTAGAGAATTTCAATTTCATCCAATAAGTTGGTTACAGCTAATATCTATTTTTAAAGTTATGGCTAAATGGATTATTTCTACTATACCTATTGGTATTGCATTTCTTTTTTTAATAATAGTAGGCTTGGCTAGCTCAAAAATTACAACAACTCTTCAATTAATAAAAGAAAACATAGCTATTAGCAAAACTTATTTAAGTCTAATAATTATACTAATAGTAAGTTATATTCTATTTATTATTATAGCACTAACCTTTTTCGATTCGCGAATTCCTATTAGTAATAGAATATTTTCATGCCTTTACCCTTTACTTTTAATGTTAATTGCATTAGTTTTTAATTTTTCAATTGAAAAAAAACGATTAAATAATTTAGTGTTAATTGGTTTTGTTTTATTGTTTTGTGGTGCTATTTACAGAACAAGTACTCAGTGGATTTATCATTATAATAATGGAACAGGTTATACAGCAAAAAGATGGAAAAACTCTGAGGTTATTAAATATATAGAAAGTAGCGACTCGTTAAACATATATAGTAACGCTCATGATATAGCAAGGTTTTACAAAAATATAAATAATGATTATTTACCTTTTCCTGAACTTGAAACTTATCAACAAGATTTAGATTTAATGGAAAAAGAAGTACTTAATGGAAATAAAGAAATACTCTACTTCAATAATATTTACAGACCTTACTTTATTACAAAAGACTCGTTATTAAACCATTTTAAAGCATACGATATTAGATGTTTTGAAGATGGCTTTTTAATTAGCAAACCTAACTAGTGTATTACTTCTTGAGAGAAGGAAACTTAAGCATTATCAGAAAAAACAAAGAGAGATTTAAAGTGTTATGGGCGATGTGTTTGGTTCGTTTTTTCTACTTGACTTTGTCAAAAAAATAGTCGAACTTCGTTTAACGTATGATATAAAACATTGTGTTTAATTAAAACCTCAAGCTTTATTACTTTTTTTATATTTGCAATTAAACGACTAATATGCTTTTTAAACGAAATAGACTATATCTAATTAACCTAATTTATTTTTTAACCACTTTTACCGTAACTGCCCAAACAACTTATACCTATACCAGTGCAGGTTTAAATGGTCTTTGGGAAGATGTAACAAAATGGGCACCTTCATATCCTGGAACTACTATAAATTCAGGCGATGAAGTGATCATTGATGGTTATGCAAATATTTCTGGCACATTAGTTATTACTAATAATGGAACCATAACCTCAATTGGAACTATTATAAATGATTATGGTATAGTAAATTATGGGAATCTAAAAATTTCAGGACTCATATATAACAATTTAGGTTTTACAACTAATTATGGAACTATAGAAATATCTAGTGGAGGAAATCTAACTAACTATGGAAGCGTAACTAATACTTCTTCAGGAATTATATATAATTTTGGTCTAATCGATCATCCTTTTTCCACTGCAGGAATTATATATAATTTCGGAACTCTTTCAGGTACTGGTGTACACGAAGAAAATTTCTCTAATGATGGTGTATTAAGTCCTGGAAGCATATTAAATCCTATAGGTGCTTATGGAGTAAATACTTTTATAAGTCCCTTTAGTACAAGTGATGCCTATACACATAATAGCGCTACCTTACTAATAGAATTAGAAAGCACCACGTCTTATGATAAACTAACCATAAATTCGGGTACTAGTGGTATTGCAAGTTTAAGTGGTACTTTAACAGTAAATTTATTAAACGGTTTTACACCAACTGTAGGTGATACGTTTACCATTCTAACTGCTAATACAGTTACTGGTACATTTGACACAACTAATTTACCTTCTAATTATATATGGAATATTACGTATAACGCTTCTAGTGTTGTATTAGAAGTCACGAATACGCTAAGTATTTTAGATGTTGAAATTAGTCAATTCAAATTATATCCTAATCCAACAACCAATGAATTTACAATTGAGTTAGGGAATTCGACAATACTAGAAAAGCTTACTATCTATAACAATATTGGGCAATTAGTAGGATCAAGTAAAGAATCCAATATAAAGACTTCAAGTTTAGCAAAAGGAATTTATTTAGTTGTGATAACTACTAACAAAGGTGAAGCTTCTAAAAAAATAATTGTAGAATAATTATTTAAAAATATTAAGAGTGTGAAGTTTGACAGAAAACTAAACACAACACCTGCTAAAATTAATGTGGGCTTGATTTTAACTTCGATGTTTTGTGTATATTTACTAAGTTGCTAAATCCTTTTTGATTTAGCTTTTAAAACAAAAAAATAAACTAAAAAAGGGCTCTAACTTAGTGCGAGCTCCGATAAATTCTGATTTATCTACTCCCACACTAACCTTAGCCAAAACCGTTAAACGAAAGCCAAAAAACACTACTCAATCAAAGCCTTCAAAGCCTCAAAATCTAAACCTCCATAATTACCAGAACTCATTAACAATAAAGCTTTATCATCAAAATTCTGAGAAAATAAAAAATCTTTAAATTCTTCTGGATTGGTATAAATAATTAAGTCGTCTCTTTGGAAAGCATTAGCAATTTGCTCGTGCGTAACTTCTTCAAGTTTTTTTATTTCTACAGCATGTGGAGAATAGAAAACTACAGCAACGTCTGCAGCATCTAAAGCGCCTTTATATTCTTTTAAAAACTCAGCATTTAAACTACTATAAGTATGCAACTCTAAACAAGCCACTAAGGTTCTATTTGCGTATTGCTCTTTAACAGCATTTGTTGTTGCTTCTACTTTACTTGGCGAATGTGCAAAATCTTTGTAAGCAACACTGGTTTTGCTTTCT includes these proteins:
- the rlmB gene encoding 23S rRNA (guanosine(2251)-2'-O)-methyltransferase RlmB, which encodes MENSTQIFGLRAVIEAINAKETIDKIFLQKGLKGELFNELEALLRQKGINSSYVPIEKLNRLTKNNHQGVVAQISPIEFHDLDTLVEKTIESGATPLFLLLDQISDVRNFGAIIRTAECTGVHGIVIQKKGGAPINGDTIKTSAGAVFKVPICKVDHIKDAMFHMQACGIKVIAATEKTDDTLFDVSFKEPCAIIMGSEGRGINPSVLKLVDAKAKLPLLGEIESLNVSVACGAFLYEAVRQRL
- a CDS encoding aryl-sulfate sulfotransferase, with the translated sequence MMTKKVLFTILTILISLSSFSQNTVGTLTNTPESFDGLTLLYPSSSNETYLIDNCGQVINQWTSNYTPGASAYLLENGNLLRTGKITNSDINFGGVGGKLELFDWDNTLLWEYTYSSPNFSQHHDIYPLPNGNILVLAVSTMETLEAVQAGRDPLLLSDGKLFNEQIIELQPVGTNQANIIWEWNIKDHLVQDYDPLKDNYGIVADNPQLLDINFLNYDNPVANWLHINSIQYNETLDQIILSSRKLSEIYIIDHSTTTQESSSHTGGIYGKGGDFLYRWGNPEAYGKGNSTNRKLDGQHYPHWIADTLTDEGKILVFNNGNSVGYSSVEIIDPPTTSSGVYLYNNSTGYGPNSSEWNYTSPTPTDFFSSILSSAQRLPNGNTLICDGDSGYFFEIDINNTIVWEYVNPDTSNGILSQGDVSSGNFTFRAKKFSFDYPAFNGRDLTPGNPIEANPDLSNCNLLTVSEYSLDETSIKLYPNPILDYLTIDYPKTINSLEVYTIFGQLLKKVTNTKTIRFEKIASGLYLIKISTDDGSITKKIIKK
- a CDS encoding rhomboid family intramembrane serine protease codes for the protein MKKQEQPFTFTLDTLLYPLLFVLLIWLVFAIEIRFGLRFNKYGVYPQTLKGLRGVLFSPFIHSGIKHLYSNTIPLFVLSSALFYFYKPIAFKVVIYGVLISGFITWLIGRPSYHIGASGLIYVLFSFNFFKGIFARHYKLIALSLVVVFIYGSMFMYAFPIDEQISWEGHTAGLVTGFIFALFFRKEIAKPKRYNWEDPNYNEEEDLFLKHFDESGNFIDLPPENEWFSETSEISREISEINYIFKENKEEL
- a CDS encoding YjjG family noncanonical pyrimidine nucleotidase, which encodes MVNKITDVFFDLDHTLWDFDKNSALTFEIIFKKNNVVVDLEHFSEIYQPINLKYWKLYREEKVSKNNLRYGRLKESFDALEIVVQDNVIHQLSIDYIDYLTTHNHVFDGTIEILDYLKSKYKLHIITNGFEEVQQIKLDKSKIAHYFDTVTSSEAVGVKKPNPKVFNHALKMANITKENGIMIGDNYEADILGALNMGLDAICYNYHNVALENEIKEVKHLLDLKKYL
- a CDS encoding replication-associated recombination protein A, whose product is MNIPLAERLRPKTLADYVSQAHLVGENGTLTKQINLGMIASMIFWGPPGIGKTTLANIIAETSGRPFYTLSAISSGVKDVREVIEKAKQSGGLFTTKNPILFIDEIHRFSKSQQDSLLQAVEKGWVTLIGATTENPSFEVIPALLSRCQVYILKPFDKKDLEVLLKRAIDTDVEISKKKIKLKETDALLRLSGGDARKLLNIFELIVSSEASDKITITNELVLEKVQNNTVRYDKTGEQHYDIVSAFIKSIRGSDPNAAVYYLARMVEGGEDVKFIARRLLILASEDIGNANPTALVMANTTFQAVSTIGYPESRIILSQCATYLACSPKSNAAYMAIGNAQQLVKQTGDLSVPLAMRNAPTKLMKEIGYGENYKYSHNYESNFASQEFLPQEIINTKLYEPGNNARENAQRDFLKSRWKEKYGY